Within the Gossypium raimondii isolate GPD5lz chromosome 12, ASM2569854v1, whole genome shotgun sequence genome, the region atctttaaattattttgtattattgGACTTTTTACAACGATAATATTTGTATAAgagtttataatgttttattttgttagaatTTAATGTTGTACAAAATTTTGTCTTTAACTTGTAAGAATAAAGTGTAGTCTTTAAATTTATGTTGCTAGTTAAAAAAGTAAGCAATCTCACATTGTTTGAGAACAAACTACAAATGGGTTATGAGTCTATATAGACCCATATCCCACATCgcttaaaaaaataagagaaatgagACTTGGTATATATAGAGACCTgctttgtaagttttatttttacaaagggGCAAAAAGTACTTCCAGCTAGAAGCGTTTTCGTTATTTCGACTTAGTctcataatttttcaaaaaaaaaaaaaaaacctaatccaataattttaaaaagatggtgttttttttataaattcaatccttttaatacctaatcttaatattaaacatggataattatattttaaataaaactattatcaagatttttatattagaagtcaaattgcattttattctCTATTCAaattataagtaaattagtcattgtatgttaggttaataaataaaatagttatttctgttaaaaatttcatctatttatattgttaaaaactaaacccaaaaAGTGAGAGGATTTAAGCAAAAAAATAGACCTGAAAAATGGACTTGGGCAAAATAAAGCCTGTTTAGAATACAGGTCAGGCCACGTGTAAGCTTTTTTGGTTTGGGCCTGACatgaatttgcaaaaaaaaaagaaaaagaaaagagctgTTGTTTTGTCACTGTTTTGCTGTCATTTCACTAATTATATTGTATCTattttgtcattattatttggatattatgtaactattgttttattattaattttgctactatttcaGAGATATTTGCTTGAGTTGCacatatcttagtgttattttagtataaagacttttttaaaatttattttcaatttattgggaaacatttattttaatgttattagtgTATTTGacgtattatattttttaaaatttatttttatataaaaaaattaatacgggcaAGCTGAGCCAGGCTCggattttaacttttttatctGGGCCATATGTATCTCATACTGACAAACAtggatcaaattttaatagtaaaaaaaatgaaatttttaacagaatgattaatttactctttaatctaacgataattatatttttaagtaaatgaaCGTAAATACAATCAAACTCCTAATATATGAGTCTCTACATCACTTTTACCTTGTATTGGTAAAATTAGTAcacaaacatttaaaaaataaaatatatatgagacAAGTagcaataatataatttcgttggttgaattaaaatttcatcccaCAATATTTTGGCTTTCTGCAAAATTTTCATCAGTATcgcaataaaattaattaagggatggaaataaaattataagttttcgaaagttagaattaatttttttattaagaaaatttagATTTGCAACTTAAGCAACTTTGTATGTAAGCTTTATATCGTATAATTCgtattaattacaatatatgCTTTGCTTTATTCTTTCCCAAGGAGGACAACAATATGAAGGCTGCTCTATGACTATAATAAGATCGcttgtatttgataaataataaatttaaacacgattttaggataattaattaGTATATTATAACATGATTGTAggataatttgataaaagaatcGTGGACGTAATCTATTAGCAGTCAGatatacataaattaaagaACCAATtggtcattctattaaaaattctatcaatttttattgttaaaaactaatcATTACATGAGGTACACGTGGTAGACCAAAcagaccaatttttaataggGTTCCTCCGCAAAGTTCGTCCACAGAGGGTGAGTCAAGGCCTAAGATCAGGCCGAAAGGCATAGACGTTGGACAACAGATGAATATTCTTGTACTACCCCTTGTTGGTCCCGAGGGACGAAGGAGGCTAGATTAGTCGAAAGATGGTTACCAGTTCAAGGACGTAAGGTGCCCCTGCTTTTTCAGGGTAAGAAGGGGTAGAGAAAATGCCATGAGCCAATGTTCAAGTACCAGTTCATCTTCGGCGCAAGAGCACTTGATCAATGAGCTATTACGCACTCTTTCAAGGGTGGCTGCTTCTAGGCAAACCTCCTGGCTATCTCTGCACCCATACCTTATTTATCATTGAACGGTCATTTAGGCACCTTAGCTGGTGATCCAGGCTATTTTTCTTTCGACGATGAAGCTTATCTCCCATCGTCTCACCAGCGAACCTCGACCCTTATTATTTTGAGGTCATATCTAGTATTCAGAGTTTGCCTCAATTTGGTACTGCTCTCGCGGCCCTTATCGAAACAGTGTTacggatgaaattttaatagaaaagaccaatttgctttttgatttaatgtataagAACTAATTCATacctattttttgagtaaaataaaataaaatacaattttgctCCTAGTACAAaagcctccatggtacttttaccaggataattttattatatatattataataaaaaagttaagtaaacatgagtttaaattttagagattaaattattaagataaatacaaataaaaataaaaataaaacaagttgaGAGTCGTTATAGGGTTTGGTGTTGAAgttacacacacatatatataaacaatgaAGTAGATAAGAATGAAACGCCATAGTTGACTAAGCAATTTGGgctttataattcaaataaaacattagaaaaagaaagaaatagtaTATAAGTTAAAACAAAAATGTGCCCTACAAGACGAAACTTACACATTTTTCGTTGAAgttttcctctatttttttcctttttcactttattttcgaaaccatgcatgcatatatattttctaCCGTCCCTATCCTAATAATGGTCCAACTATCCTTTACGGGTATGCCACTTTTCTCTTTATGTTTTTTCATGTTTAAGTTTACctttatttgttaagaagaatGTTAATAAGTactgattgagtcttaattcgattggtatgtatattgttgtcaatgcaggaggacgtgAGTTTGAGTGTGCTGATGCGCGTTATCCTCCaatttatgggttgaggagaGGCTATGGATAGTTTTAGACATTATGTGCCCTTTTAAGGGATGAATGTGTGTCATTGGTTTAAACTATCATGTTTCATATTTGTTATACCTCCTACAAGAGAGGACACACGACAAGTTGAAAGACCACCGAAGGGATGATCTCCGCTGCTATAATTTCGGAAGGTCGTTGGAACCCTCACCTCCCATTCCTTTAGCCTCCCAAACTTTTGGATAAAAACGTGACCTTCTTGGTCGCCAAACCTCACATGGGTTCAGCTACTCTGTACCATCAAATCAGAATGAATGACAAGATTTGTCCTATTATAAACATCGCAGTCCCATCGAAGACATCTGCCTCATGCATTCCGCAATGATGGTTAGATGGCTAGTTCAACATGCTAACACCATCTTACACGGGATCCCCGCCTATAAATACCTCCAAGAACGATGGAGAAGGGATCGATTCTCAAGTATACAAAGCCTATACTCTATCAACTTACTTTGAGTACTTAGTCCTCGCGTTCTCTCCACCTTCACTCCTTATAACCTCCAGCTCTCTGCCTCGACTGGATGAACCGGCCACCGTAACCACTACCTCGTCTTCCTCCTAGTTCTTTCCTCGTTGTATCACTGAATCAACAATATTCATTTAGCCAACTGTagcaaaaaaatcaaacaaataaagaaTGAAACTTGGTGGGATTAAATGTTAAAGTTTTTCAAACAAATATGTcttgtatttaaaatatcacaatGAGACAGATAAATATGTGATATTATTTAATGACCGATTCagattattttaaagtttaaccGGTGATGCTAAGATTTGTTCTAATATTGATTCGATTTTCAATAGGTGTGAATTTATATTTGTAAGTCAGCTTTGATTCATTGTTCCACTTTAGAATGATGTACGGCGTTACTTGTCGTGATTTGTCCACTTGGCAGTAGCGCCCACTACTTTAGAGTGGGTCCCACGTATCTACCACTTGTAATCTATGAATACTACGGTAAAGTACCACCATTTATGTACGAACTCAGACCGGCtgcctaatatttttttaatggttaaattccACTCATGGTCATTCAATTATTAGTAGCTTTACATTTTAGTAACCCGATTATGTaaagttataatttaatcattcaattattCGGAATTCATCATTTAAGTCACTACTTCATAAAATTACTCATGGACATCAACGTGAACCATTAGTTCACTATTTCTCAAATACACTTTTCATTTTGCTCACATAGTCACATTGACATCGTTGGCAACTTTTCGTGATTCCATCTTCGTGGCAaaatcattgaattattcaaaattatgaGTAAGTTCTCATCTTGATCAGTGATCACGTTGACAACATTAGCAAGTTAATGAATGGAGAacttaaatgattaatttcgaATAActaagtgaccaaattgtaacattttataattgactgattaaaatgtaaatttatagTTAGTTGAGTGACCATGGTGTGGTTTACTTTTTTAggtcaaaattttctattagcACTTGTACTTTGCATAAGTTATGGGTTTAGTCCTTATAATTTAATCTGGTaaattttagtccttgtacttttaaattttaaatttcactaATGAACTGGTTAAATCCATTTGATTAAATTATCCTATTAGTGTTATACCATGCataaagttgtagatttaatccATGTCCTCGCTTGTAGattaaattttagtcttaataCAAAATGACAACCGTTAAATCCAAAACTAACTTTTTTGTGAGTAATAGCAAACTAACATGACATTACACCTATGGTAATATATTTGTCACCTTAGATTTTAgaaataacaaaactttaatgaatttaatagctACCATTTGGTCATGActgaaattctaaaatttgaaaaatacaagatctaaaactaatcaaattaaattacagatattaaatccacaacttacacatagtataaggactaatagtagaatttaacccttcttttttagtttattcACTACTCTCATCTATTTAAACCACAACTCCACCTCTAACAAGTTTCAAACTCTCTAGTGTCACCGCATCTCGAAACCCTATTTCCTCCATTTTTGACCCTTCTATAGCTCTTATAATTACATCCCTAATCCCCCCCCccaccttttttttcttggttcaTCTTCATTTTCTACATCTACCCAAGGTTTTAGTGTAGTTCTTGAGGCGGCCTataaagattacaaaataataataattagcaAGCTACTTTATATATAGTAATGAAATACTCAGTTGCAGAGAAGGGTTCTTGTTGTTACTAATTACTAAACTAAGCTTTTTAATTCCATGAGAAAGATAAGAGGATTCAAGATCGGAAAACGGGTTATCCGATTTTCAAAGTGGGTCATCGGCAAAGCTCGGAGGAAACCATATGGATACCGTCGTTTAAAACAGGGAGGACTGTTTAGCAAATCAAACTCTTTGTCCAAGTTCATCAACTGGGGTCGCCGGTTGAAAAACGGGGCTAAATCTATATGTTCGGTGAAACTCGGGTCGGCTTATGGACCCATAGAGGAAAAACCGATTGAAGTTCCGAAAGGTCATTTGGCCGTCTACGTCGGTCGAAGAAACGGCGGCGATTTTCATAGAGTGTTGGTGCcggttatttattttaatcacccTTTGTTCGGCGAGCTATTAAGAGAAGCTGAAAAGGAGTATGGGTTTTGTCACcaaggtggaatcacgattcCCTGTGGGTTCTCGGAATTTGAGAAGGTTCAGACCCGGATCGCCGCCGGAACCGTCGGAAGGAAAGCCGTTTGGAAGCGTCACTATTGAGAGGCTGCAGCCGCCGATGTTGGTAGTGGTAAATAAAGTCGATAATTAATTCTGGTCAATGGATTGTGATAATGATGTTTTTGTATACTAAACATTTTCGATGGTGTAATGAATTTTCAGGTGTACATTATagaaaggttaaaatatgccattcATCCCTATATTCTTTACAAATTTGAAACTTAattcctatacttttatttttaggaatttaattttctatacttttaaattttaaaattcagattCAGTTGTTAACACCGctaaatttattggtgtgacacctgaaataaaaaaaatttacttggtagtaatgtaactaaaaataagaCATTGCAATTAatctgaatttaacaaaataattttaacaattagacttaaattttgaaatatataaaatagagagactaaatttttaaaagtaaaagtataaggactaaaatctAAATTCACGAAAAATAGTgctatattttaactttatagaAAATACTTTTCTTTATAAATGagtaattcattttaaatttaatatatgatattatataaacaattatttatGTGGAAAATATGACTAATAATTGTGATTGATTGTGATTTTGATAATAAGTATATGATTATAATTTGCTATGGTATCCTTTTCCTTCTCAAACTTTTCTACAAACTTTAGCCCATAGTTGATAACATagatttaaaatgattaaacaaGTTGCATGATATTTGTATAAAGGCTACCTCttgatatgttattttatatttaaaaggtataaaatttaaatttttgttacaaaGAGGAGGGATGgcataatttgaattattcgatgGGTTTCGAATTGATTTACTTTGGatggaaattttcatttttgaaaagtGGATACAGAGCAAGACAGGtagattttttcttttggacAATGAATATGAAATGGTTACAGTAATTAATTTCCCCTCTCGTTCCACCCCCACTCTAgtatatgaaattatcattttatccttaTATATAACTATCaaaagggtaaaaatataataaaatattataaaaattcatacattttatgtttaaatattttttttgaagaattttgtCTAAATATTTACTTGACTTAGAAATATTGACAATATTAAAGAcaaatagcaaaaattaaattgaagtgaGATGGGGTGAGGTGGGGTGGGGATGTATGCATCCAACATCCATGGAGCTATTAGTGGTTTTCAAGATTATATATCTATAGTGGAGTGGGGCGAGTGATGGAGCAGGCCAATTGTGGAACGATGGTGAATTTAGCAACAGCCGCTTCCGCCCTACTCAATTGTCATCCCTAGCAATGAGGTATTGTTGGCAAAAGCTAAGGCTTTGAACCCTTGAGTATCTAAATTCAGGTCTACACTCTATTGTAATATATGAGTTTTTAGTCTTACCATGGGTTTAATTTTCTTATACTTCGATTCttcgtatatttatattttgtattgatttaattctttattatttaacttataaaCTTGTTGagattaactttaaaaaaatatttattagaattgTTATAACTTAAAAGAAAGtgaattattttttcttttaaacattaagattaaaagaaaaagaaagtaggCAAATGGTGTGTGTCACCATAAGTGTCCTAGTCATGCACCTTGAATGTGTCAGTGACAAATCCTATAGTGGATATGGAAATCACAAGTAGAGTCGCCATATAGACAAATTCTGCCACTACCTTTTATGTATAAAAATGGATCTTTTTTTATAGTCTAATTAAATGACCTTAAGTTATTTACCACATATAAAGCACCCTGGACCATGTCCATGTGGTCCATCATTTTACCTATATACTCAACCCACCCATgtgcaatgcatcattgcttcCATTTTCATCTAAACCACCCATAAAAACCTTATAAAGAATTATcatattcacatataattcataaaaagaaaaagggctGGTTTCCCTCACTAGAATGCAGCTTTGGCAAGAAACATACTATAATGCTTAACTATATAGTGATTTCCATGTCagttatttcttaaaatattatgaaagttatactaaaattattctaaaCATAAAAGTTATATGAGagaatttaagtttaaaactataattaaaattattaagagaatcaactataaattttaaaaatttaaccttCATAAATAGTACGATATCTCATTATGATGTGCTCATAAATTGAGAAGTCTTGTCATATTGAACTTTCAACCAAAATAAGAAAGTAGGGCAAGTAATTGGCcataaaattgaattgatatgaatgtaacacattttataatcaatttttttttaaagagcacttgtgacaaaaaaattaatcattattattGATGGTGGAtaccttaatttaaaaaaaaaagtttaagacCGAATGTGATCGGCTACTAGATAACTTGTACTAATTGGCATTCATGAATGGCTTAAATCATGAATAGTTTCAAGTTTCATGTAAGTAAAGATCGACACATAAAGAACTAAAGTGAGTCTTGCTTGAGTGGTTTGATGGTGGAATGCATCAAAGCtctctacaaaaaaaaaaaaaagaagtaaaatgtTGACCCTAATCTATGAACTTGTCTACGGGTTAAGTGGTCCGATTCGACTTAAGCTAGGCATAAATAAGGATTTgtcatttttaaccaaaaaaaagtcatttctatttaaaatttgctAGTTTTATAAAcaccttttatatatatttggattataatattacatatttaatttttatataatataaattatataatatataaaaataaaagaaagtaacatattatataaaatttgaaaataggttGGATTAAGTTGGGTTTAAATCTTGAATATTAGAGTCCAAGTCTGattcatatattaaattctcttaaactattaattttgttcCATTTTACATAAAAAGTTTATGACATCTAATGAAAATATGCCACGTGTCATGTCCTTATTAGTTGATATCATTTTTCGGAAAACtaagataaaattaagaatttagaaccacttttaattttaaaaattaaatggtaatttaCTAGTAAAGTTATCAAAATTTGGTTGTCCTGCATTATGAATGGTAAGGTTTAACGatgttatataattaaattaaattttcagtttttgtAAAGTATGAAGatcaaattatgataaattaaagtTGAGGGCTACTTCCCAATTTTTGTAGAGTAGAAGGATGTAATTCATAATAAGACCTATTCATAACAAGGATACTATTATTGGCTTAATTATAGTTTTACTACCTTTactatgctaaaattttatatttaattcctCTACTTCTATAATGttattatcaatctaaattgaCAACAGTATGCCACTATAAACAAGTGTTTTCCATCACGTTTAACAATGCATATGAAAACCACTTTTATAAACAAGAGTTAGATGCAGCAGTAAAACACACTGCAttattaggaaaaaaattaagttttaaactCGAAGacaataatattagaaaaaacaatcacaaacctaaaaaattaaatctttatgaataataaaaCGAACACGAAAATACCTTTATATTCACGTAAAAGAAAGTTTTACAAGACATGACAATactattaaagttttagaaattttccattattaattaattgttggaACATGTTTGAAATGGATAGATTTTAAacttagattatgaaaaggactaaattgtaaagttaatttatcttgtttgttaactttgttatattagggaccaaattgaataaatataaaacatgtcatgaaattatgttagaaatagaaaatataaggtccctaatgagaATATATGAAATTAGATCCGAAGAAATCGAAAGTTATGTTTATCTtgagttcagggactaaattgaataaatagtaaaattattggAAAATGTGCtcatattatagtaaacatgtaattgctttctatgtatttgaacaatggataaataaataaataaataaaattttcacttttcacTATTATACCTTGTAACAACCTTCACCAAAACAAAGCGTCGAGTTCAAGCTCTGGGATGCCGCACCCGTTGTTGGAGCAACTATCGATGAAAACATTGAAAACAAATCATTTGAACACTCAAATATGTCATAATTACAATCTTAACATGATAATTATACTTTTTTGAGACTTAATCGGGCTTACGAAAACTCATTTGTAAACCCGAGCATGAACAAAGACCAAATagcaaagttttcaaaatttccccAATTGATATCGATACCCCATGAAGGTACTGATACCAAAATTAACTTCGAtgtttcataaaataaaattaaatcaagagCTATCAATACTAAACTTTAAGTACTAATACTTTCttttaggtatcgatactgttATTT harbors:
- the LOC105763789 gene encoding auxin-responsive protein SAUR36 encodes the protein MRKIRGFKIGKRVIRFSKWVIGKARRKPYGYRRLKQGGLFSKSNSLSKFINWGRRLKNGAKSICSVKLGSAYGPIEEKPIEVPKGHLAVYVGRRNGGDFHRVLVPVIYFNHPLFGELLREAEKEYGFCHQGGITIPCGFSEFEKVQTRIAAGTVGRKAVWKRHY